Proteins encoded within one genomic window of Tigriopus californicus strain San Diego chromosome 12, Tcal_SD_v2.1, whole genome shotgun sequence:
- the LOC131891557 gene encoding uncharacterized protein LOC131891557: MIREILILVVLFVQSQCNYFRLFDFTMIETANKQKDWELDGSGMEIKEWPSFDDPTQICDGSSDQEIDITFTDTTGCFRFLTPGFNVSGYPNGANGPYTCEYMNSFGRVDVSGIVTILEEGFEFEGQTNDGRCLDRLVIRPVNKAPLTGQDPDPDDVGVENTQVQFCGTISSDKARTFNNRFLIITLRSTRGDNGNGAEITLCFD, translated from the exons ATGATACGCGAAATATTGATCCTCGTTGTTTTGTTTGTCCAAAGCCAATGCAATTATTTTCGCCTGTTTGATTTTACGATGA TCGAAACGGCAAATAAGCAAAAAGATTGGGAATTGGACGGCTCTGGGATGGAGATCAAAGAATGGCCATCTTTCGACgatccaactcaaatttgtgaCGGGAGTAGTgatcaagaaattgatattACTTTCACGGATACGACTGGATGCTTCAGGTTTCTAACACCTGGTTTCAATGTTAGCGGCTACCCAAATGGGGCAAACGGACCCTACACTTGCGAATATATGAATTCG TTTGGTAGGGTTGATGTCTCTGGAATAGTCACAATTTTGGAAGAAGGATTCGAGTTCGAAGGCCAAACTAATGATGGTCGATGCCTCGATCGCCTTGTAATTCGTCCAGTTAACAAAGCCCCATTGACAGGACAAGACCCGGATCCCGATGATGTAGGCGTCGAAAATACCCAAGTTCAATTCTGCGGAACAATCTCGTCGGACAAAGCGCGAACGTTCAATAACCGTTTTCTTATAATCACCTTGAGGTCCACTCGAGGAGACAACGGCAATGGTGCGGAAATTACCTTGtgttttgattga